A DNA window from Bradyrhizobium sp. CCBAU 53421 contains the following coding sequences:
- a CDS encoding transketolase, translating to MDSAKTLANAPTLAQRARNIRRNALRMGEVQGQGYIAQALDIADVLAVAYFHAMRVRPEDPTWEERDRFLLSNGHYAIALYAALIEAGIVPEAELQTYGFDESRLPMSGMAAYTPGMEMSGGSLGLGLAIAVGMGLALRRKGSDSRVYTLFSDGELDEGSSWEAMMSAAHHELDNLIAIIDVNNQQADGPSKQMMGFEPLVDKLEAFGWFVRRVDGNDLDAVVAAFDEARAHSGPQPRVIVADTLMGKGVPFLEQREKNHFIRVEPHEWQLALAELDAGDKS from the coding sequence ATGGATAGCGCGAAAACGCTCGCCAACGCACCAACCCTGGCGCAGCGCGCCCGCAACATTCGCCGCAATGCGTTGCGGATGGGCGAGGTCCAAGGTCAGGGATACATTGCGCAAGCGCTCGACATCGCGGACGTCTTGGCTGTCGCCTATTTTCACGCGATGCGCGTCCGTCCGGAGGACCCGACATGGGAAGAACGCGATCGTTTCCTTCTCTCGAATGGTCACTATGCGATCGCGCTCTACGCCGCGCTGATAGAAGCGGGCATCGTTCCCGAGGCTGAGCTTCAGACCTATGGGTTTGACGAAAGCCGTCTTCCGATGTCAGGCATGGCCGCCTATACGCCCGGCATGGAAATGTCCGGAGGTTCTCTCGGTTTGGGGCTGGCCATCGCCGTCGGCATGGGCCTCGCCCTGAGGCGCAAGGGCTCTGATAGCCGCGTATACACGCTGTTCTCCGACGGTGAGCTCGACGAGGGCTCGAGTTGGGAGGCCATGATGTCGGCGGCGCATCACGAGCTCGACAATCTGATTGCAATCATCGACGTCAACAATCAGCAGGCCGACGGCCCCTCGAAGCAGATGATGGGGTTTGAGCCGCTGGTCGACAAGCTCGAGGCATTCGGCTGGTTCGTTCGTCGAGTTGATGGAAACGATCTTGATGCAGTCGTGGCGGCCTTCGACGAGGCGCGCGCTCATAGCGGCCCGCAACCGCGCGTGATCGTAGCCGACACGCTGATGGGTAAGGGAGTTCCCTTCCTGGAGCAGCGCGAAAAAAATCATTTCATCCGGGTCGAGCCGCATGAATGGCAGCTCGCGTTGGCGGAACTCGATGCGGGAGACAA